One Pullulanibacillus sp. KACC 23026 DNA segment encodes these proteins:
- a CDS encoding prepilin peptidase, which yields MPKNESLIQPPSHCPQCGRRLAYRDLVPVFSWLFLRGRCRTCQKKIPVFYPIMELITGLLFVLMLDRFGFSGELLVALALVSMLVIITISDIHYMMIPDKVLLVFSIVFIGLRLAHPLTPWWDSLLGAAVGLFLLLLIAIVSRGGMGGGDIKLYAVLGWVLGTKLVILSLIFASFYGTLFGCIGLLSGTLKRGKPIAFGLFIALGTLTAYLYGNSLIQAYMNWIYQ from the coding sequence GTGCCGAAAAATGAATCACTCATTCAACCGCCGTCACATTGTCCGCAGTGTGGACGGCGGTTAGCCTATAGAGACCTCGTCCCGGTCTTCTCGTGGTTGTTCTTGAGGGGACGCTGCCGGACTTGCCAGAAGAAAATTCCAGTTTTCTATCCTATTATGGAATTGATCACTGGTCTTCTTTTTGTCTTAATGCTTGATCGATTCGGTTTTTCGGGTGAGTTGCTCGTTGCCCTAGCCCTTGTCTCTATGCTTGTAATTATTACGATTTCTGATATCCACTATATGATGATTCCGGACAAGGTTTTACTTGTCTTTTCGATTGTTTTCATTGGGCTTCGCCTCGCTCATCCCCTCACCCCGTGGTGGGACAGCTTGCTCGGCGCAGCAGTCGGCTTATTCCTTCTGCTGCTTATTGCGATCGTCAGCCGTGGCGGCATGGGCGGCGGCGATATTAAGCTATACGCGGTTTTAGGATGGGTGTTAGGAACCAAGCTCGTTATCCTGTCTTTAATTTTTGCTTCCTTCTATGGCACCCTCTTTGGTTGTATCGGACTCCTCAGTGGAACACTAAAGCGAGGCAAACCCATCGCCTTTGGTCTCTTTATAGCCCTTGGCACTTTAACCGCTTATCTCTATGGAAACAGTCTCATCCAAGCTTACATGAATTGGATTTACCAGTAA
- the pilM gene encoding pilus assembly protein PilM: protein MAFTMFQSNAHYSLIIKDHVIRFVELRKPVPNGVRHFLEQPIPQGVIENGHIMRKKELETLLKNCIKDWHLRGKKIFITVPNSVSVVRKLDLPGHLTINEIRPYLFMEIGQSIHLPFDNPVFDTHLIENSQDITQLLLFAAPENVVRSYVDLLEDCGTKPVAAEISPLSLHRLYKKLDLSTEQNTMFLQFDEDGTNVSIFNRDLLLFIRQVANDYNEDLLLETEERFTLIFSEIDRIMNFYEFTINNGLAGVQKIVLTGDHPDIQSFFTSLERTVHIPVYPLFNEKISSLTNQLLPSGYQVNIGLALKEEVKR from the coding sequence GTGGCCTTTACAATGTTTCAATCAAATGCACACTATAGTCTCATCATCAAGGACCATGTTATTCGGTTCGTTGAATTAAGAAAGCCCGTACCTAATGGGGTTCGCCACTTTTTGGAGCAGCCGATCCCTCAAGGTGTTATTGAAAATGGACATATTATGAGGAAGAAAGAATTAGAAACCCTTTTAAAAAACTGTATTAAAGATTGGCATTTGCGAGGCAAAAAAATCTTTATTACGGTACCTAACTCGGTTTCCGTTGTTCGAAAGCTCGATCTTCCCGGACATTTAACAATAAATGAAATTCGTCCTTATCTTTTTATGGAGATCGGTCAAAGCATCCACCTTCCTTTTGACAATCCGGTCTTTGACACTCATCTGATCGAGAACAGTCAAGACATTACCCAACTGCTTCTTTTTGCGGCGCCTGAAAATGTTGTCAGAAGTTATGTGGATCTATTAGAGGACTGCGGGACAAAGCCCGTTGCGGCAGAAATCTCACCTTTATCTTTGCACCGGCTCTATAAAAAGCTTGATCTAAGCACCGAACAAAATACGATGTTCCTGCAATTTGATGAGGATGGAACGAACGTCAGTATTTTCAATAGGGACTTGCTCCTCTTTATTCGTCAAGTTGCTAACGACTATAATGAGGACTTGTTGCTTGAAACAGAAGAACGTTTCACCTTAATTTTTTCTGAAATTGATCGCATCATGAATTTCTATGAATTTACGATCAATAACGGCCTTGCCGGTGTCCAAAAAATCGTGCTGACAGGCGATCATCCGGATATCCAATCTTTCTTCACCAGCTTGGAAAGAACCGTTCATATTCCTGTGTATCCTTTATTCAATGAGAAGATCAGCAGCCTGACGAACCAGCTTCTTCCAAGCGGCTACCAGGTCAATATCGGTCTTGCCCTTAAAGAGGAGGTAAAAAGATGA